The following proteins are encoded in a genomic region of Grus americana isolate bGruAme1 chromosome 5, bGruAme1.mat, whole genome shotgun sequence:
- the SRSF5 gene encoding serine/arginine-rich splicing factor 5 isoform X3 — MSGCRVFIGRLNPAAREKDVERFFKGYGRIRDIDLKRGFGFVEFEDPRDADDAVYELDGKELCSERVTIEHARARSRGRGRGRYSDRFSSRRPRSDRRNAPPVRTENRLIVENLSSRVSWQPICVVGLMTRSACGLS, encoded by the exons ATGAGCGGCTGCCGCGTCTTCATCGGGAGGCTGAACCCGGCCGCCAGGGAGAAGGACGTGGAGAGGTTCTTCAAGGGATACGGCCGCATCCGGGACATCGATCTGAAgagggggtttgggtttgtg GAGTTTGAGGATCCGAGGGATGCAGATGATGCTGTCTATGAACTGGATGGAAAAGAGCTTTGCAGTGAGAG ggtTACAATTGAGCATGCAAGAGCACGCTCTAGGGGTAGAGGCAGAGGGAGGTACTCTGACCGTTTTAGTAGCCGCCGACCGCGTAGTGACAGGAG aaatgcccCACCTGTAAGAACAGAAAATCGCCTCATAGTAGAAAATTTGTCTTCCCGAGTCAGCTGGCAG CCTATCTGTGTCGTTGGCCTTATGACGAGGAGTGCCTGTGGGTTATCCTAA